The sequence GTGTATTAATGTTTACTCGTAGTCCTGATTTGAATAATGCTAGAGATCGACAAATATGTAGATCTTTTATTAGATTAAATATTGAAGACAGTCGATCACGAACGAGGCAGCGTGACCGCTTTGTTACAATATGGCCGATCGAGCAGTATTTATATCAAAATATTACCGAAGAAAATACTCCACGTGATATAGAAAGTGTTTGTAACTATGCTATTGAAAATTATGATTATAATATTGTATCAGAGATACTACCGCGCATTTGGTCTAAAGAGCTTCCGATTTCAAGACTTGGCCAAGGGCCTTATTTAGTTGGCTGGCTCCCAGCCAGCAACTTATCCAATCCCGATGCTCCTATAATTATTGTAGATATGTCTTCAGTGGAAGAACGGTCAGAAATTGATGAAGTTATCCTTCAGTGGCGATCAGATATAATGTCCGATCCAAAACTATTGAACCTAGACTCAACAACTCAGATTACACGGATGAAGATTCGAAATTGGCTAGATAGGTTTGGATCAAAATTACTCATGATACTGGAGTAAATATGGAACATTTATTGAAGCTTGGGCCCTGGATTGCAGCGGGCTTAGTAGTAGGCATGATCATAATATCTTGGATAGACCCTCAAACGACACCGGGCTTTACTGCTGGAGTTATAATCATAGCCTTGATATTTATCATCATGGGGGCAATATTTAGATACTTTTTCGGAGATTAATAGAGGGGATTAATTTTAACTAGCGCACAAACTTCTTGTACTTCAACCGCTTCGGCTCTACCGCATCCGGCCCCAGCCTGCGTTTCTTGTCTTCCTCGTAGTCCTCGAAATTGCCCTCGAACCATTCTACATGGGCTTCGCCCTCGAAGGCGAGGATGTGGGTGCAGAGGCGGTCGAGGAAGAAGCGGTCGTGGGAGATGACCACGGCGCAGCCCGCGAAGTCGACCAGCGCATCCTCGAGCGCGCGCAGGGTCTCGACGTCGAGATCGTTGGTCGGCTCGTCGAGGAGGAGGACGTTGCCCGCCTCCTTCAACAGCTTGGCCATGTGGACGCGGTTGCGCTCCCCGCCCGACAGCAGCGAGACCTTCTTCTGCTGGTCGCCGCCCTTGAAGTTGAAGGCGCCGACATAGGCGCGAGAGTTCATCTCCGCATCGCCGAGCTTGATGATGTCGAGCCCGTCCGAGATCTCCTCCCACACGGTCTTGGTGGCGTCGAGCGCGTCGCGGGACTGGTCCACGTAGCTGAGCTTGACCGTGTCGCCGTAGTCGATGGCGCCCTCGTCGGGCTGCTCCTGCCCCGTGAGCATGCGGAAGAGGGTGGACTTGCCCGCCCCGTTCGGGCCGATCACGCCGACGATGCCGCCGGGCGGCAGGGAGAAGTTGAGCCCGTCGATCAGGGTGCGGTCGCCGTAGGATTTCTTGAGGTCCGTGACCTCGATGACCTTCTGGCCGAGGCGGGGGCCGTTGGGGATGACGATCTGGGCGCGGCCGATCTTCTCCCGCTCGGATTGGTTGGCCAGCTCGTTGTAGCGGTCGATCCGGGCCTTCTGCTTCGCCTGGCGGGCCTTGGCGCCCTGGCGCATCCATTCGAGCTCGCGCTCCAGGGTCTTCTGCCGGGTCTTGTCCTCCCGCGCCTCCTGCTCCAGCCGCTTGGCCTTCTGCTCCAGCCAGGAGGAGTAGTTGCCCTCGTAGGGGATGCCGCGACCGCGGTCGAGCTCCAGGATCCAGCCGGTGATGTCGTCGAGGAAGTAGCGGTCGTGCGTGACGATCAGGATCGTGCCCTTGTAGTCGATGAGGTGACGCTGGAGCCAGGCGATGGTCTCCGCATCGAGGTGGTTGGTGGGCTCGTCGAGGAGCAGCATGTCGGGCGCTTCGAGGAGGAGCTTGCAGAGCGCCACACGGCGCCGCTCGCCGCCCGAGAGCTTGGTGACGTCGGCGTCGTCGGGGGGGCAGCGCAGCGCCTCCATCGCGACGTCGATCTGGCTGTCGAGGTCCCAGAGGTTGGCCGCGTCGATCTGATCCTGGAGGGCCGTCATCTCGTCCATGGTCTCTTCGGAGTAGTTCATGGCAAGCTCGTTGTAGCGGTCGAGGATCGCCTTCTTGGCCGCGACCCCCTCCATCACGTTGCCGCGGACGTCGAGGTTCTCGTCGAGTTGGGGCTCCTGCGGGAGGTAGCCGACGCGGGCGCCCTCGGCCGCCCAGGCCTCGCCGGTGAAGTCCTTGTCGATGCCGGCCATGATGCGCATCAGGGTGGACTTGCCGGCGCCGTTGACGCCGACCACGCCGATCTTCACGCCGGGCAGGAAGGAGAGGCGGATGTTCTCGAAGGTCTTCTTGCCGCCGGGATAGGTCTTGGACACTCCGTCCATGTGGTAGACGTATTGATAGGCGGCCATGGTCTTCTCCCGTATCACGTTCGGCCCTGATCTAGCTTGGCCGTGCGGGCGGTGCAACGCGGCTCGCGTCAGTCCAGCGGATCCTCGCGACGCAGGCGGTGTTCGAGGAGGCGGATGGACGCGGCGGTGAGCATGGCCCAGCTCAGGACTGCCGAGACGGCGAAGACCATCCAGACGGGGATCGGGCGCTGCGTCGGGCCGGTTTGGGAGAGCGCGACTTCTGCGATCACCAGCGTCAGGCCCAGCGCGAGACCGAGGAAGATCGCGCCGAAGACCAGCAGATGCAGCGCGCCGCGCGCGAAGGTGGCAAAGGGCAGATCGAGCGTCGCGGCGTGCTTGACCAGCGACAGCCCAAACGGCGCGAAGATCAGCATGAGCGAGGCGTAGACGAGGAGGAGATGGTCGCCATACGCCTCGGCAAACGCGTCGAGGCGCGGCAGCGCCAGCTCATCCAGCAGCGGCGCGTGAAAGCCCGTAACCAGAAGGAGCCCGATCCAGATCAGTGCGACCACGGTCAGCGGCAGGAGGAGGCGCAGCAGCCACAGGCGCTCGGGCACCAGAACCATCCAGCCGCGCCCTGTATCGCCGTGACCCGCCGCGCGCACAACACCGCGATGGATGCGGAACACGGCGAGGATGCCGAAGTAGATCGGGACCAGCATGGCGATAAAGAGCGACGGATCCTCGATCGGCTCCCGCGGGCCTCCTCGGCGGCTGGGCAGTGCGTTGAAGAGGTCTCGCAGAAAGGTCTCGGCGCCCTCGGGCAGGTCCACGGTCGGCAGCCAGAGGGCGAGGCCCACGGTCAGCAGGAAGTAGGGCGCGGCGAAGAGCAGACCGGCGAGGCCTACGAATGGCGCCACGAACAGCGTCTTGATGTGAAACAGCACGGAACGGATGTCTTTCGATGGCAGGTTTGGCCGCAGGGCGACCGATGGCGTTATGGCGTTTTAATCAGCGTAAACGTGAGAACCGGCCGACTTCCACGCTCGCCCGCTCTGCACAACCTACAGACGTGCATGCGTTGCATTGGCGCATCTTTAGCGAGCAGTCGCCACGTGCCTCACCGGTGAAGCAGCCCGTCAGATGCGGCGGGCGCCCGCGGGGCCGAGATGTGCGCGCAAATGGTCGAGCACGGCGCGCGTCTTGGCCGGGACATACGCGCGGGAGGGATATAGCGCCCGGGCGGCGGTGTCGAAGGACGTGGCCGTAACCTCGTGATCGGGGAAGAGGTCGATGAGGCGGCCGGCCGCGATGTCCCCAGCGATCAGCCAGTCGGCGAGGAGCGCGGGGCCAAGGCCCGCTCGCGCGGCCTCGGCGAGCGCGAGGGCGTTGGAGATGGTGATGTGGCCGGTGACGGGAACCTCGGTCTCCGCACCCGACGCATCGCGAAAGCGCCAGGTGTTGCGGAACTCCGGCAAGGTGAAGAGCAGGCACGGGATCTGCGCCAGCGCACCGGGTGCGGCGGAGCGCGGCGTGCCGGGGGTGGCGACGACGCGGTAGCGGGTGGGCATCAGCTTCGTCGTGATCCAGTCGCCCTCCAGCACCGCGCCGAGGCGAATGGCAAGGTCGATGCGGTTCTCCACCAGGTCGAGCCGGGCGTCGGAAGCGATGAGCTCAATGGCGAGGTCCGGATAGGCAGCGCGCAGCCCCGGCAGCAGCGGCACCAGGCAGGTCTGCGCGAAGGCGACCGAGGCGGTCAGGCGCAGCGTGCCATGCGGCCCGGCGGTCACCGCGCGGGCCTCGTCGGCGGCGCGGTCGATCTCCTCGAGCAGCGGTGTGATGCGGGAGAGGTAGAGCCCGCCTGCCTCGGTCAGCGTCAGCCGCCGCGTGGTGCGCTGGAAGAGGCGCAGGCCCAGCCGCTCCTCCAGCTGCGCGATGGAGCGGGAGACGCGGGAGGGGTCGAGATCGTGCAGCCGCGCCGCCTCCGCAAAGCTGCCGAGCCGGGCCGTATCGGCGAAGAGGGTGAGGAGCCGCGTATCCATTCCTGCGCTTTTCGCACGAGTGACCGGCGCTGTCGCGCGTTTTTCGCGGCTGCCGCAGGGCGTAGGCATGGGGCAGCAAAGGAGGTGCGGCATGGCACGGATCGGATTTCTCGGCATGGGCGCGATGGGCGCCCGGATGGCGGCGCGGCTGGTGGAGGCCGGGCACGAGGTCGCGGTTTGGAACCGGACGCGGGCCCGGGCGGCGGCGGTGCGCGGCGCGACGGTGGCAGACAGCCCGCGTGACGCGGCGCGCGGGGCGGAGGTCGTCTTCTCCATGGTCCGCGACGATGCGGCCTCGGCCGAGGTGTGGTTGGGGGGCGACGGCGCGCTGGGCGGTCTCGGACCCCGGGCGGTGGGGGTCGAATGCTCCACGGTGTCGCCGGAGCACGCGGCCCGGCTGGCGGAGGCGTTCGCGGCGGCAGGCCGTGGGCTTGTCGACGCGCCGCTCGCGGGCTCCCGGCCGCAGGCGGAGGCGGGGCAGCTCATCTTCCTCGCCGGGGGTGAGGTGGCGCGGGTGGAGCCGTTCCTCCTCCAGATGGGCGCCGCGGTGCACCGGATGGGGCCGGTGGGCAGCGGTGCCGTGATGAAGCTGGTGGTCAACGGGCTCTTCGGCGTGCAGCTCGCCGCGGTGGCGGAGCTGATGGCGTTTGCGCGGGACCGGGGCCTCGCGCCCGAGCGGGTGGTGGAGGTGCTGAGTGCCACGCCGGTGATGAGCCCGATCGCGGCGGCCTCCGCCCAGGGGATGCTGAAACGGGCGTTCGACCCGATGTTCCCGATCGCGCTGGTGGCGAAGGATTTCGGCTACGTGCAGGCGGGTGGGGTGACACAAGCCGCAGGACGGGCCTGTGCGGAGGCGCGCGATGCGGGGCTGGGCGACCGGAACATCACGGCGATCTGGGCGCATGCGGGTGGGCTGGAGCCGGTCGAGGCCGATTGACAGGCGGCGGGCGGCCCGCGACAAGCGGTCCTCAGGGCGCATCGCCCGGGAGGCCCGCGCGCGGTGCATCACGGATATCCTCAGGCCGCCGACGGGCAGATCGTCGGGCTGCTGGGCGGGTCGTTCGATCCGCCCCATCGCGGTCATGTCCACATCACGCTGGAGGCGCTGCGCCGCTTTGGGCTCGACCGGATCTGGTGGATGGTCTCCCCGGGCAACCCGC is a genomic window of Pontivivens ytuae containing:
- the ettA gene encoding energy-dependent translational throttle protein EttA; its protein translation is MAAYQYVYHMDGVSKTYPGGKKTFENIRLSFLPGVKIGVVGVNGAGKSTLMRIMAGIDKDFTGEAWAAEGARVGYLPQEPQLDENLDVRGNVMEGVAAKKAILDRYNELAMNYSEETMDEMTALQDQIDAANLWDLDSQIDVAMEALRCPPDDADVTKLSGGERRRVALCKLLLEAPDMLLLDEPTNHLDAETIAWLQRHLIDYKGTILIVTHDRYFLDDITGWILELDRGRGIPYEGNYSSWLEQKAKRLEQEAREDKTRQKTLERELEWMRQGAKARQAKQKARIDRYNELANQSEREKIGRAQIVIPNGPRLGQKVIEVTDLKKSYGDRTLIDGLNFSLPPGGIVGVIGPNGAGKSTLFRMLTGQEQPDEGAIDYGDTVKLSYVDQSRDALDATKTVWEEISDGLDIIKLGDAEMNSRAYVGAFNFKGGDQQKKVSLLSGGERNRVHMAKLLKEAGNVLLLDEPTNDLDVETLRALEDALVDFAGCAVVISHDRFFLDRLCTHILAFEGEAHVEWFEGNFEDYEEDKKRRLGPDAVEPKRLKYKKFVR
- a CDS encoding LysR family transcriptional regulator; the protein is MDTRLLTLFADTARLGSFAEAARLHDLDPSRVSRSIAQLEERLGLRLFQRTTRRLTLTEAGGLYLSRITPLLEEIDRAADEARAVTAGPHGTLRLTASVAFAQTCLVPLLPGLRAAYPDLAIELIASDARLDLVENRIDLAIRLGAVLEGDWITTKLMPTRYRVVATPGTPRSAAPGALAQIPCLLFTLPEFRNTWRFRDASGAETEVPVTGHITISNALALAEAARAGLGPALLADWLIAGDIAAGRLIDLFPDHEVTATSFDTAARALYPSRAYVPAKTRAVLDHLRAHLGPAGARRI
- a CDS encoding NAD(P)-dependent oxidoreductase, whose translation is MARIGFLGMGAMGARMAARLVEAGHEVAVWNRTRARAAAVRGATVADSPRDAARGAEVVFSMVRDDAASAEVWLGGDGALGGLGPRAVGVECSTVSPEHAARLAEAFAAAGRGLVDAPLAGSRPQAEAGQLIFLAGGEVARVEPFLLQMGAAVHRMGPVGSGAVMKLVVNGLFGVQLAAVAELMAFARDRGLAPERVVEVLSATPVMSPIAAASAQGMLKRAFDPMFPIALVAKDFGYVQAGGVTQAAGRACAEARDAGLGDRNITAIWAHAGGLEPVEAD